The genomic region CCTCATCGCTGATTTTTTCGTTTGGATTTCCCATGATAATTGTTTCAAGAACTTCATTCCAAAAGAAGTCTTCTAAATCACTATTTTTGGTTTGCGGAGTCTCCTCTTTTTCAATTTTTGGAGTCTCTTTTTCAACAACTTTCTCAACAATTCGTTCAGTTTGCACATCTGAAATCATTTTTAAAAATGTTAGATATAGAACAAACTCATTGTCTGCACCAGTCGAAAGAAGAACTTTTCCATCATTTAAAGCTGTAAAAATCTTCTCAATTTCAGCAATCGGAATTTCATTTTCAAAAAGCTTCTCTTTCAAAAACTTTATAAACTGTTCCAAAACGGTTTCAGTCTCATACTCACCAAGTTCTCTAATTTTTAGAAGTAACTTTTCTCGATTTTTATCTTTTACGAGGGAGAAAATATTTTCCAAAATAGAAGGATCGACAAGCCCCAACATCTCAATAACATTGCTGTTTTTGAGTTTATCCCCAGAAAATACAATTGCCTGTTGTAAAAGTGTGAGTGTATCCCGCAAAGAACCGCCACCACTTCTTGAAATTGTCTCAATCGCCTCGTTTTCAAACTCGACTCTCTCCAATTTCATGATTTTTTTCAAATGCTCCACAACAAGATTAAAATCTATCTTTTTGAATGCAAAGTGTTGAGTTCGGCTAAGAATTGTTGGAGGTAATTTTAGTGGATCTGTTGTTGCGAGAATAAATTTTATGTAACTCGGTGGTTCTTCAAGTGTTTTTAGAAGTGCATTAAATGCCTCTTTTGTAAGCATATGAACTTCATCAATAATAAAAATCTTGAATTTTCCAACTGACGGATTATATTGTGTTTGGTCGATGAGGTCCCGAATATCATCAATTTTCCGATTTGAAGCTCCATCCATTTCAATAATATCGATGTGCGAACCAGAATTTGCCATTTTGCAATTTTCGCACTCTTCACATGGAATTGAATCGATTCTATTTTCGCAAAGAATTGTTTTTGCAAAAATCCGTGCTGACGAAGTTTTTCCACTTCCACGAAGACCAGAAAAAAGGTAACCAGTTCCTATTTTATTATTTTGTAGGGAGAATTTTAAAGTTTTTGAAACAGATTCTTGTCCAACTAATTCATCAAAGTTTTTTGGACGATATTTTAATGCTAAAACATCTAAATTTGTCAATTTTTGAAAACTGCTCTAATGTCATAGAATTTGAGTTCTTGAATGAGCTTTTCCAAAATTGGTTTGTTTGGAGATTTCATTACAAATTTAATCATGTCATCTTTCTCAATAATTTTGTATCTAACATTTTTTGTTTTTTTCAAAACTTGATTGACACAAAAATTGTGATAGGGTTCAAGATATTCAGTAGAAAGGGTGAATAGTTTTTCGGGTGTAGGTTTATAGAGTTGGAGGTGAATTGAGACCTCTTTTGCAGGATAATCATGATCTTTGATATGACTCTCCTGAAAGCTCTCAAGCCAACCAACTCTCTTTTCTTTTTGCTGTGCAAGTTCCCTCTTTCTCGCTAAATCTCGTTCCATTTGTAAAAACTCTTCATGTGTCAAAAGTTCAACTTCAACAGGCTTATTCTCTTCAACTTTAACACTGTTGAAAAAAGTAATAAAAAAAGTTCCCAATGTAAATGCAAAAATGAGAATTGGAAAAAGAATTTTAGGTTGCACAGTTTTGTCCTATTTCAATTTCGCTTTTAGAAGATCAGCAAATGCATTGTTGCCTTGATCATTTTCAGCATTGATTTCGGCAAGAAGCTTTTGCTCTTTTGCTCTTTCAAGTCTTCTGATTGAAAGTCTTAATTTATCTCTTCTTGGATCAAGAGCGATAATCATACCCTCAACTTCAAAGCCTTTAACAAACTCTTCTTTGTTTTTTTGCAACATATCTTCTGTTCTGATAAGAGCATCAACATTTTCACCAATTGTTATAAAAGCACCAAACTCTTTAACATCTCGGATTTTACCTTTTACGATGTCGCCAACAGAGTGAGTTTTTGAGAACTCTTGAATTGGAGTTGGAAGAAGAGCTTTTCGGCTAAGTGCAATTTTCTCTTTGATTTTATCAATATCAGAAATTTCAACTTCGACCTCATCGCCAACATTTAGTAAATCTTTACATTTTGCTGTTTGAGTCCAGTCATAATCGCTATTTCGTAGAAGACCTTCAACTTGATCAATTTTAATGAATGCACCAAACTCAGTTAAGTTTGTTACTGTTCCTTTGATTTTATCACCGATTCTTCTCTCTTTTTTAAAGAGTTCAAAAGGTTTTGGAAGTAGTTTTTTTCGTGAAACTCTGAGTCGGTGAGCAACAGGATCGATTTCAACAACTTCAACTTCAATAACATCACCAACAGCGATATAATCTTGTGGGTGAGATATTTTTTTATCCCAAGTTACTTCAGACACATGCAAGAAACCTTCAGCATCATTTCCAATATCAACAAATGCACCGTAATGCTCAATATTACTAACTGTTACTTCAATAACATCACCTGGCTCAAGATTCTCTTGAATTTCTAACCACGGATCAATAGTAGCTTCTTTGATTGAAAGATTTAAAACTCTCTCTTTTTGATCATAAGAGAGTGCTTTTGCAGTAACAATATCACCTTTTGTATAAAGTCTGAAAGGATTGATTTTTCCAGTTCGGTGGCTAATCTCTTCAGAAGCAATAAGACCTTTCATCTGTCCGCCAACATCAACAACAAGTTTATCTTTAGTTACAGCAATTACTTTACATTGAACTGCCTCTTCTTTCATAACTTCATCGATAAACTCTTGTCTCTTCTTGATTTCATCTCTGATGTGCTGTTTTCGAGAAACGATAATTGTGCTTTTTTCAACATCAACTTTAATAACTTTTGCACGAACTTTTTTGTCGTCTTGAAGTTTTCGAGTGTCATTACCTTGTTTTCTTTGAAGGAAAGCATGTCCGCTTGGCATGAAATATTTAATTCCATTATCTTCTAAATAGTAACCTCTTTTTGTCGTATTAACAATGCTACCATTGATGATTTTACCTTCGATGTTTTCAACACCCTCTTCTTCAATAAACTTCTTAACACTCTCTCTGTCTAAATACTGTTTATGTGAAACATTGATGCTGTTATCTCGAACACTTGTAATAACTAAATTTAAATCGTCATCTTTTTCAAAAGTGATTTTTCCTTCACTATCTTTGATTTCAGAAAGAGAGATGTAAGGTTCTCTTTTTCCACCGATGCTGATAAGAACTTTATCTTCGTCCTCTCGAATTTCAACAATTTTGCCTTCGATAATTTGACCAACTTCATACTCTTTTTCAGTATAAGAATCTAGCATCTCTGCAAAATTTTCGTTGTTGTTCTCATCAATAACTTGATTAGCCTCTTGACTCATTCTAAACCTTGTGTCTAACTTGGAAATTGAAATACTCAAAACTCTATAAGTAGAGAGAGTTTCCTCTCAAAATAAATTTGAAAAGCTTTTATTCTAAAATATGGAAAAGGGCTAAATTCCTAACCCAAAAACCACTTAACTTTTTTAAAGTTTTTAATCCGCCTATTTTATCTAAAATCTTCTTACAGATACTTAAACTTATAAAAAATAACTTTCTGTTTTAAATTAAGATATGAGAGAAAAAAGTTCATCTTCTCCATCTACAAAGTGAATATTTTCTAAATCTTTTTTGCAAATCATTTTTTCACTTAGCATCTGTTGAAGAAAATTTTCAATTGGTTCATGGAATTTTGTATCGAGAAAGAAAATTTTAACACCATTTTGCAATTTACCATGCTGGAGTTTCTCTAAAACTTCACCGACCTCATCGAAAGTTCCAAAACCACCACCCGCAATTACAAAATATTGAGAATACTTCATCAAATACTCTTTTCGCAGAGCATAGTCGTAAAAGTGAAAACCGAGAGAGACATACGGATTCATATTCTGCTCATGCGGTAATTTCACATTTAAGCCAATCGATTCAATACCAATTTCAAAAGCTCCACGGTTTCCAGCTTCCATAACTCCACCGCCTCCACCAGTTAAGATTTTAAAACCTTTTTTGGCAAATTTCTTTGAAATAGCATAAGTCTCTTTGTAATAGTGGGAATCTTCTGAAACTCTGGCACTTCCAAAAATTGAAACAAGTTTTCCAATAAATGGTCTTAAGACTGGTGAAATATCACACTCATTTTTTACATCTATCATTTTTAATCTTTAAAACAAAATATCTGGTTCATCAAGCTGTTCTGCTAACAACTCTTCAGTTGCATACTCTAAATATATCTTTTTATCAAAAATAAATCTGACAATATCTCCGTCAATTTCACCATCTTTTACCATAAATGAGAGAATTTTAAAAACTTCTGATAATTTTTTTGGTTTTTTGTAGGGTCTGTCCGATGAGGTCAAAGCTTCAAAAACATCTCCAATCGCAAGTAATCGATCATCAAAACTTAGTTCGTCGGCAGATAAACCTCGAGGATACCCTTTTCCATTCAATTTTTCATGGTGATTTGAAGCGATATGTTTTGCATCGCGGAACTGTTTTGGAAACGGAATTTTTTCAAGAATCTTACTTGTCATTTCTGCATGAGACATAATCCGATCTCTTTCAGAAGCTGTAAGAGTCCCTCTTTTTATTATCAAATTCTCAACCTCTTCATCTCGAAGTAGAGATACTTCAACACCATTAAAAAAATATTTTCTTTTTGCAATTTCTAAAACTCTCTCTTTGTGTTTTTCATGCATAAATTCAGTACCAAAATTTATAATTTCTAAAAAACTAAAATCATTATCTAGTTTTTCAATCTCTCTCTTATATTCCTCTTCTGAAATCTTTTTTTCCAAAAATTCAATTTTACAGTCTCTTTTTAGAATTTCTATTCGTTCTTTAATTAAATCAATTTTGTCAATAAGAGTCTCTAATTTAGTTGCTTTGTCCATAACATGATCTGGAACTGTTATTTTTCCAACATCGTGGAGCCATGCTGAAATTTCCATCAATTTCAAGCGCTCTTTATTGAAATTTTCGTTTCTAAAAACTGTTCGATCTTTATCAACTGCATTCGCAACTATTTTGACAAAACGACTAACTTTTTTAACATGATTTCCAGTGTATGGAGATTTTGCATCAACTGCTTCACCAATTGATGATATAAAACTCTCCAGAAATGTCTCCATTTCATCATACATATTTGCATTTAAAAGTGCAATTGTTGCTTGAGATGATAGTGCCACAGAACTTTCACGGTCAAAGTTGGAAAAGCTTACTACATTTCCATTTTCATCAAGCTTATTTATCAGCTGTAAAACACCAATCACATCTCTGTCAAAATCAAGAAGTGGAATTACAAGCATCGATGTTGTTTTATATCCATTGATTTTGTCAAATTTTTTCATTCCACTAAAGTTATATTTAGTAGAATCGTAACAATTATCAATCATAATAATATTTTTTGTAATTGCCGAACAAGACGACACATTACTATAATTTAGTTTTCCTAAATCATCTTTTAGAACAACTGGCGACCAGTACTTTGCATACTCTCCACCAACTGAAATATTTAAAGTATCGTTTTGAATAACTTTAAAAACAAGCTCATTTCCCTCTTTTAAGCAGAGACTACCTGCATCAGCATTTGCAAACTCTCTACTTAATTTCAAAATCTTTTCAAGGAGAGTAAAAATATCTCGTTCAGTAGAAAGTTGAATACTTATATTAAAGAGCTTTCGTAAATAGCTTTCGTACCGTTTTATCAAAATTTACCCTCCAAAAAATTAGACTGTTTTAGTTTCTGGTTTGATTTCAGTTTTCTTTTCAGTTTCTGCGATTTCAGGTTTTTCATCTTCTTTAACAGCTTGTTTAAAGTTTTTGATACCTGTACCAATTCCCTTCATTAAATCAGGAATTTTTCGCCCACCAAAAAGAATAACAACGATTCCAAGAATAATCAGCCATTCCATTCCTCCAGGAAGTCCCATTATTTACCTCCTAAAAAAGAATCGCTTGTTTTCTTTGCACCGAAATTATTTTTCCACTCTTTTTGATTCCAACCGTGAAGAGCATTTACTTTTTCCATGAGATAATCGAAATCTTCAGGAAGTAAGGCTTGGTCTCCATCAGATAATGCACAACTTGGACATGGATGAACTTCAATAATTGCACCGTCCGCACCAACTGCCATACCTGCATAAGCAAGAGCAGAAACAAATTCTCTACGACCTGCTGAGTGTGATGGATCAACAATTACAGGCAAGTGAGTCTCTTTTTGGAGATATGGAACAAGAGCAACATCAAGTGTATTTCGCATTGCAGTTTCATAACTTCGGACACCTCGAAGAGCAATAATTACATCATTTAACCCACCGCTAAGAACATATTCAACACTCATCAAATGCTCTTTTACAGTTGAAGCAATTCCGTTTTTAAGAATAACTGGTTTTCCAAGTTTTCCAATCTCTTTAAGAAGAGCGAAATTTTGCATATTTCTAGCACCAATTTGCACAACATCAGTGTATTGATAAACGAGATCGATGTCTTGTTCGCTCATCAATTCCGTTACGATTGGTAGTCCCGTTTCTCGTCGAGCTTCCGCCAACATTTCGAGACCCTCTTTACCTTTACCTTGGAAAGAGTATGGACTTGTTCGAGGTTTAAATGCACCACCTCGCAACATTGTAGCACCCGCTTTTTTCACCGATTTCGCAATACCGATGAGGTTCTCGTAAGTATCAACTGAACAAGGTCCAGCAATAACACTTTTATGACCACCACCGATTTTTACACCGTTTATATCAATAATTGAGTCGTCTGGATGAAAATCCCGACTCGCTTTTTTGTATGGAACAGACACTTCTAATACCTTTTCAACACCTGAGAGAGTTTTTAACGGTTTGCCAGAAAGGTCTTGTTTGTCGCCAATAATTCCGACAACCGTTTGATATGCACCTTTTGATACTGTAACATCATGTCCCCAATCTTTAATCTGTTGAGAAACACTCTGAATATCTTCTTCAGTAGCACCATTTTTCATAACTAAAATCATTTAAAGCCTTTCTAAAAGAAGAGAAACCCACTCGTTCTTATCTTCTCTTTTTACCAATTTAAATTCTTTAAAATTTTGTAAAACAAAATCGACCCGATTATGTAGAATTCCAGAAAGTAGAAGTTTTCCATTTTCTGCCACTCTATTTTTTAAGTCATTTGAAATCGCAATTATAATATCTGGAATGATATTTGCGATTACAAAATCATACTTGTTTTCTGTATTTCCCGCAGAGCCAACCCAACTATTTCTAAAAGTCAAATCATTTTTAGCAAAATTATCTTTTGCACTTTCAACGGCGACCTCATCGACATCACATAAATCTACAATTGCACCAATTTTTGCGGAAACAATTGAAAGAATTCCACTACCTGTTCCAAC from Thiovulum sp. ES harbors:
- a CDS encoding phospho-2-dehydro-3-deoxyheptonate aldolase (PFAM: DAHP synthetase I family~TIGRFAM: phospho-2-dehydro-3-deoxyheptonate aldolase), coding for MILVMKNGATEEDIQSVSQQIKDWGHDVTVSKGAYQTVVGIIGDKQDLSGKPLKTLSGVEKVLEVSVPYKKASRDFHPDDSIIDINGVKIGGGHKSVIAGPCSVDTYENLIGIAKSVKKAGATMLRGGAFKPRTSPYSFQGKGKEGLEMLAEARRETGLPIVTELMSEQDIDLVYQYTDVVQIGARNMQNFALLKEIGKLGKPVILKNGIASTVKEHLMSVEYVLSGGLNDVIIALRGVRSYETAMRNTLDVALVPYLQKETHLPVIVDPSHSAGRREFVSALAYAGMAVGADGAIIEVHPCPSCALSDGDQALLPEDFDYLMEKVNALHGWNQKEWKNNFGAKKTSDSFLGGK
- a CDS encoding ribosomal protein S1 (PFAM: S1 RNA binding domain~TIGRFAM: ribosomal protein S1); its protein translation is MSQEANQVIDENNNENFAEMLDSYTEKEYEVGQIIEGKIVEIREDEDKVLISIGGKREPYISLSEIKDSEGKITFEKDDDLNLVITSVRDNSINVSHKQYLDRESVKKFIEEEGVENIEGKIINGSIVNTTKRGYYLEDNGIKYFMPSGHAFLQRKQGNDTRKLQDDKKVRAKVIKVDVEKSTIIVSRKQHIRDEIKKRQEFIDEVMKEEAVQCKVIAVTKDKLVVDVGGQMKGLIASEEISHRTGKINPFRLYTKGDIVTAKALSYDQKERVLNLSIKEATIDPWLEIQENLEPGDVIEVTVSNIEHYGAFVDIGNDAEGFLHVSEVTWDKKISHPQDYIAVGDVIEVEVVEIDPVAHRLRVSRKKLLPKPFELFKKERRIGDKIKGTVTNLTEFGAFIKIDQVEGLLRNSDYDWTQTAKCKDLLNVGDEVEVEISDIDKIKEKIALSRKALLPTPIQEFSKTHSVGDIVKGKIRDVKEFGAFITIGENVDALIRTEDMLQKNKEEFVKGFEVEGMIIALDPRRDKLRLSIRRLERAKEQKLLAEINAENDQGNNAFADLLKAKLK
- a CDS encoding TIGR00730 family protein (PFAM: Possible lysine decarboxylase~TIGRFAM: TIGR00725 family protein; TIGR00730 family protein), which codes for MIDVKNECDISPVLRPFIGKLVSIFGSARVSEDSHYYKETYAISKKFAKKGFKILTGGGGGVMEAGNRGAFEIGIESIGLNVKLPHEQNMNPYVSLGFHFYDYALRKEYLMKYSQYFVIAGGGFGTFDEVGEVLEKLQHGKLQNGVKIFFLDTKFHEPIENFLQQMLSEKMICKKDLENIHFVDGEDELFSLIS
- a CDS encoding DNA polymerase III, subunit gamma/tau (PFAM: ATPase family associated with various cellular activities (AAA); HsdM N-terminal domain~TIGRFAM: DNA polymerase III, subunit gamma and tau), which produces MTNLDVLALKYRPKNFDELVGQESVSKTLKFSLQNNKIGTGYLFSGLRGSGKTSSARIFAKTILCENRIDSIPCEECENCKMANSGSHIDIIEMDGASNRKIDDIRDLIDQTQYNPSVGKFKIFIIDEVHMLTKEAFNALLKTLEEPPSYIKFILATTDPLKLPPTILSRTQHFAFKKIDFNLVVEHLKKIMKLERVEFENEAIETISRSGGGSLRDTLTLLQQAIVFSGDKLKNSNVIEMLGLVDPSILENIFSLVKDKNREKLLLKIRELGEYETETVLEQFIKFLKEKLFENEIPIAEIEKIFTALNDGKVLLSTGADNEFVLYLTFLKMISDVQTERIVEKVVEKETPKIEKEETPQTKNSDLEDFFWNEVLETIIMGNPNEKISDEVFRKCIEEHISFGGLENDKIILKFFFDCECECRNILKDRYFYIETAVVISFTKKVGEKLKFLPKTEINNNPKKIEIKTEPETKKEIRKDVSYNEFVENLKILGDFEPKEIFAKK
- a CDS encoding twin arginine-targeting protein translocase, TatA/E family (PFAM: mttA/Hcf106 family~TIGRFAM: twin arginine-targeting protein translocase, TatA/E family); the encoded protein is MGLPGGMEWLIILGIVVILFGGRKIPDLMKGIGTGIKNFKQAVKEDEKPEIAETEKKTEIKPETKTV
- a CDS encoding HD-GYP domain-containing protein (PFAM: HD domain; GAF domain); the encoded protein is MIKRYESYLRKLFNISIQLSTERDIFTLLEKILKLSREFANADAGSLCLKEGNELVFKVIQNDTLNISVGGEYAKYWSPVVLKDDLGKLNYSNVSSCSAITKNIIMIDNCYDSTKYNFSGMKKFDKINGYKTTSMLVIPLLDFDRDVIGVLQLINKLDENGNVVSFSNFDRESSVALSSQATIALLNANMYDEMETFLESFISSIGEAVDAKSPYTGNHVKKVSRFVKIVANAVDKDRTVFRNENFNKERLKLMEISAWLHDVGKITVPDHVMDKATKLETLIDKIDLIKERIEILKRDCKIEFLEKKISEEEYKREIEKLDNDFSFLEIINFGTEFMHEKHKERVLEIAKRKYFFNGVEVSLLRDEEVENLIIKRGTLTASERDRIMSHAEMTSKILEKIPFPKQFRDAKHIASNHHEKLNGKGYPRGLSADELSFDDRLLAIGDVFEALTSSDRPYKKPKKLSEVFKILSFMVKDGEIDGDIVRFIFDKKIYLEYATEELLAEQLDEPDILF